The stretch of DNA CGGAGGGGTCCGCCGACAGGCGGCTTGCCACCACGCATCCGGACGAGCCGGCACCCACCACGATGTAGTCGTAGATTTCCATGGGGCAAGACGCTTTACCGGGTCTTCGGGATCAGCGGCACGAACACTGCCGCCATCACCGCCGGGATGATGAACGCATAGAAATTCCAGTGCATCCCCAGGTTCGAGCCGACGATCCATCCGCCGATCAGCGGCCCGAGGACAGAGCCGAACCGGCCGAGCGCTTGCGAAGCCCCGAGCGCCGAGCCCCGGCAGGAAGTGGGGAAGTGCGTAGCGATGTAGCCGTAGACGAGCGAGCTGGTGCCGATCGAGCCGATCCCGGCGCCGAATACCGCCAGCATCAGCCATTCGAACTCCAGCTTCTGGCTGAGCGCAACCAGTGACAGCACGCCGATGGCGAAGAACGGAATGATCACGCGCTTCGAGCCCAGCCGGTCGGCGAGCCAGGAGCCACCGAGCATCCCCACCACGGCGCCAAGCTGCATCACCAGCAGGAACTGCAGCGAAGAGCCAAGCGGATAGCCCGCTTTGCGCATCAGCTGCGGCAGCCACGCATTCAGCCCATAGACGATCAGCTGCACACAGAAAGTCACGAACGCGAACAGCATCGCGGAAGCGCGGAAATCGGCCGACAGCAGCAGGCGGTATCCACGCGCGCCTGCGACCTTGTCCTGCGACCGGCGCTGCGCCTCCTGCTCGCGCACGATCTGGTCGAAATCGAGCGAATAGCGCGTGGCCAGCTTGCGCGCCTCATCCATGCGGCCGCGGTCGACCAGGAAGTTGACCGACTCGGGCAGGGCCACGTACATCACCGGCAGGATCAGCGCATAGAAGCCGCCCAGCGCATAGAGCGTGCGCCAGCCATGCGACTGCAGTAGGGCAATGGCGACGAAGGCACAGATGATGCCGCCCACCGAATAGCCAGTCAGCGTCAGCGCGTTGTACCACTGGCGCCGGTTGCGCGGCGCATATTCGACCGTGAGCGCCACGGCTGAGGGCACCACGCCACCCAGCCCGATGCCGGTAAGGAAGCGGGCCGTTCCCAGGAACAGCGGGGAAGTCGCCAGCGCGCAGACGACCGAGCCGAGCGAGAACCACAGCACGCCGATCATGATCAGCTTGCGCCTGCCGACGCGATCGGTCAGGGGGCCGGCCGCCGCCAGGCCAACCATCATGCCCACCAGGGTCCAGCTTCCGATCATGCCTGCCGCGGCGGGGCTCAGGCCCCAGCCGGGCTCTTCCAGCAGGCGCGGAATGGTGGCGCCGTAGACGATGAGGTCATAGCCATCGGCCACGAGCGTCAGGAAACATAGAATGACGACGGACAGACTGCTTCGGGTTGGCAGCGTTGCTTGATGCATGGTGTCTCCTCTTTGCCGTGTTATGGGTGCTACGTTGAGCGATGCCAGCACGCCCCGATGCGGGACCTGGAACGCCCGCAGCAAGGGTAGTGAGGGGTCGCTGTCGCGCCAACTGGCCGTTTTCGAAACAGCGATTCGTATCGGTCGAAGCCGGCGGTCCCTCAGTCGCGAGAGGGGGCTGGCATGAAGTTCCTGGGGTCGTAGACGTGTGCCGGCTCGTCGGCACGCGGCCGGTTGCGGCGCAGGCGCGCCAGCGCCGGTTCGATGGCCTGATATGCCTCGACCAGTTCGTCGAAGCATCCGGGGTCAAGATGAAGCCCGGCGGCTTTGGCGAGGACGGCAATCTCGTCACGGGTCAGCAGATCGTGGGTCATATTCGCAGGCGGCAGGCCGTTCAGAGGGTTGGGGGAGTAAAGCCGCGCAAGCCGTGGTGACGCTCGAAGGCATCGCCTGCGCGAAGCAGGGTGGCTTCGTCAAACGGCCTGGCCGACAGCTGCAATCCCAGCGGCAGCCCGCCAGCGGTGTAGCCGCAGGGAACGCTCAGCACCGGATTGCCAGCCAGGCTGAACGGCATGGTGATGGGTGGCCGGTGTGCGAAGCGGCCGCCTGCCGCAGGGTCGTACGGCTCGGCTTCCTGCATCCAGCCGGCTGTCAGCAGCAGCTCTACCTGCCGGAACTCGGCGAACATGCGCGTGACCAGCTCGGTGCGCCAGCGCAGAGCCTGGACGTAGTCTTCAGCGCGCAGCAGTGCGCCGGCGATGATGCTTTTGCGGAACGGGCGGCCGAACAGATATGGATAGCGTTTCAGGGCGCCCTCGTGTACGGCGTAGAGCTCGCTCAGGCCAATGATCGTCTTGCAGTCGATGTAGTCCTGCAGCGCATCGAGCCGCACCTCTTCGACGTGCGCGCCCAGGCGCTCGAGCGTCCGGACCGCGCCATGCATGGCCGCCTCAACCTCGAGCGTGGCCACGCCGGCATACCACTGGCGCACGAGACCGATGCGCAATCCGCTGATATCACCGGTCAGTGCGCCGCGATAGTCCGACACCGGCTCGTCGATGCTGGCAGGATCGCGCGGGTCGTGGCCGGCCATGGCACCGAGCATCAGGGCGCAGTCTTCCACGGTGCGCGCCATCGGACCGCAGTGATCGAGCGAAAACGTGTTGGGATGCAATCCGCGCCGGCTGATGCGACCGTAGGTGGGCTTGAGCGCCACGATGCCGCAGACCGCGGCGGGATAGCGCAGCGAGCCGCCTGT from Cupriavidus taiwanensis encodes:
- a CDS encoding MFS transporter encodes the protein MHQATLPTRSSLSVVILCFLTLVADGYDLIVYGATIPRLLEEPGWGLSPAAAGMIGSWTLVGMMVGLAAAGPLTDRVGRRKLIMIGVLWFSLGSVVCALATSPLFLGTARFLTGIGLGGVVPSAVALTVEYAPRNRRQWYNALTLTGYSVGGIICAFVAIALLQSHGWRTLYALGGFYALILPVMYVALPESVNFLVDRGRMDEARKLATRYSLDFDQIVREQEAQRRSQDKVAGARGYRLLLSADFRASAMLFAFVTFCVQLIVYGLNAWLPQLMRKAGYPLGSSLQFLLVMQLGAVVGMLGGSWLADRLGSKRVIIPFFAIGVLSLVALSQKLEFEWLMLAVFGAGIGSIGTSSLVYGYIATHFPTSCRGSALGASQALGRFGSVLGPLIGGWIVGSNLGMHWNFYAFIIPAVMAAVFVPLIPKTR
- a CDS encoding amidase, which gives rise to MADPLEVCADHADHVDQGDLTALTIAELGARLRRGTLSPVAIVEACLDRIEALDTRLHAFVTVTADQARAAARAAEVRIRNGGYRGGMDGIPFAIKDNIDTAGIRTTSNSRLLQDHVPQENAHVVSLLEQAGAIVIGKVATWEFAQGGPCWDLPWPPPRNPWDVAYLAGGSSAGGGAAVAARQVPAAVGTDTGGSLRYPAAVCGIVALKPTYGRISRRGLHPNTFSLDHCGPMARTVEDCALMLGAMAGHDPRDPASIDEPVSDYRGALTGDISGLRIGLVRQWYAGVATLEVEAAMHGAVRTLERLGAHVEEVRLDALQDYIDCKTIIGLSELYAVHEGALKRYPYLFGRPFRKSIIAGALLRAEDYVQALRWRTELVTRMFAEFRQVELLLTAGWMQEAEPYDPAAGGRFAHRPPITMPFSLAGNPVLSVPCGYTAGGLPLGLQLSARPFDEATLLRAGDAFERHHGLRGFTPPTL